Proteins found in one Terribacillus sp. DMT04 genomic segment:
- a CDS encoding murein hydrolase activator EnvC has protein sequence MKRKWLHIGLAAVIGTAALVLPVSGNAAYAYEDLDEKKEEVERKKEAIKEEQSEKTEKQDDLQAAAEKLRVDLKEIDSKIGKTNIKLTETESEVAELESDIKSLKTEIADLEKRIEERHRLLKDRIHSLQKNGGQVSYLDVIMESKSFADFLNRVDAVSTIMGADQELMDAQQRDLDDVESKKTERQTKLVRVEQQAAVLKETKQTLIDQQDEKDKLIDDVMKEYDLTSEALFSLTEEADLLAAQEEAIAAEAAYRDKQKAEEEARKEAERQRAEQAKQEEAARIAEAEKEAAAQANSEQEEVKQKEAAQEDAEEKRVASAAKESQPKTETESKQKVEKKSNSQPAAQPKQPASSAPKQEKQQVSKAPSSSANFITPAPGYISSGFGPRSGGYHYGIDFAKRGAGVPIWAAASGRVSKAYYSSSYGNVIFVTHSINGKTYTTVYAHLTSMNVSADQRVSQGQQIGTMGNTGMSHGQHLHFELHTGSWNDSKSNAVDPRSYLN, from the coding sequence TTGAAAAGAAAATGGCTACATATTGGCTTGGCTGCAGTGATCGGAACAGCTGCGTTAGTTTTGCCGGTATCTGGAAATGCTGCATATGCCTATGAAGATTTAGATGAGAAGAAGGAAGAAGTCGAGCGGAAGAAAGAAGCGATAAAAGAGGAGCAGTCAGAAAAGACAGAGAAGCAGGACGACCTGCAAGCTGCTGCTGAGAAACTGCGCGTCGATTTAAAAGAGATTGATAGTAAAATAGGAAAAACAAATATAAAACTAACGGAGACTGAATCTGAGGTTGCTGAGCTGGAATCAGATATCAAATCATTAAAGACAGAGATTGCAGACTTAGAAAAAAGAATTGAAGAGCGTCATCGTTTACTGAAGGATCGGATTCATTCCTTGCAGAAAAATGGCGGACAAGTCAGCTATTTAGATGTCATTATGGAATCAAAGAGCTTTGCTGATTTTCTTAACCGTGTAGATGCCGTGAGTACAATCATGGGTGCAGATCAGGAATTAATGGATGCGCAGCAGCGCGACTTGGATGATGTTGAGTCGAAAAAGACAGAGCGTCAAACAAAGCTAGTACGTGTGGAGCAGCAAGCTGCCGTACTTAAAGAAACAAAACAAACACTGATTGATCAGCAAGATGAGAAGGACAAGCTTATTGACGATGTCATGAAGGAATACGATTTGACGTCTGAAGCGTTATTCAGCCTGACAGAAGAAGCAGATTTATTGGCTGCTCAAGAAGAAGCAATTGCGGCTGAGGCTGCTTATCGTGATAAACAGAAGGCAGAAGAAGAGGCTCGTAAGGAAGCAGAACGCCAGCGTGCTGAACAAGCGAAGCAGGAAGAAGCAGCGCGTATAGCGGAAGCTGAAAAAGAGGCAGCAGCTCAAGCGAATTCCGAACAAGAAGAAGTAAAACAGAAAGAAGCAGCACAAGAAGATGCAGAAGAGAAGCGTGTAGCATCTGCTGCTAAAGAATCGCAACCTAAAACAGAAACAGAATCGAAGCAAAAAGTGGAGAAGAAATCTAACTCCCAGCCAGCAGCGCAGCCTAAACAACCGGCAAGTTCTGCACCGAAGCAAGAGAAGCAGCAAGTGTCTAAAGCTCCATCCTCCAGTGCTAATTTCATTACGCCAGCACCAGGTTACATCTCATCTGGTTTTGGTCCGCGATCTGGCGGTTATCATTATGGTATTGATTTTGCCAAACGTGGTGCAGGAGTTCCAATTTGGGCAGCTGCATCGGGGAGAGTTTCAAAAGCGTATTATTCATCTAGCTATGGAAATGTGATATTTGTGACACACTCGATTAATGGCAAGACGTATACGACTGTGTATGCTCACTTAACCTCGATGAACGTAAGCGCAGATCAGCGCGTCTCACAAGGGCAGCAAATCGGTACAATGGGAAACACTGGTATGTCGCATGGACAGCATCTGCATTTTGAACTGCATACAGGTTCTTGGAATGATTCCAAATCAAATGCGGTTGATCCGCGTTCATACCTTAATTAA
- a CDS encoding IS1182 family transposase, translating to MFKHYTMCEVVLPLDLERKLPENDIAFTVNHLVESIPDEAFDGFRRETGHPAYHPRMMMKIILCAYTQSVFSGRKIESLLQDSVRMMWLAQDYQPSYRTINRFRVNPHVKELLRQCFVQFRSQLVQEKVIEEEAIFIDGTKIEANANKFTFVWRKSTEKYSTQLVERSAQMYEELLEQEIIPAIELENPEALSGEELTKVAEKLDEKVQEYDRRIEASDDTAERKQLRSERKAPKQYRKQVNDFIKRKSKYQVDMEIFGDRNSYSKTDHGATFMRMKDDYMKNGQLKPGYNVQLATEGQYALAYDVFPNPTDTRTFIPFLDKIERDFFELPDYIVADAGYGSEQNYDDVVNNRKRIPLITYNHYRKEKQKKYKQDPYQVAHWDYDAEGDFFTCPNNRKLAFRYLSERCDKFGFKRHYRVYECDDCTACPLRAECTKAKEGNNRKIYYNERWEKQKAYTQQLLSEKETGKIYGKRKIDVEPVFGFLKAHLCFTRFSVRSKEKVENELGFAFMAVNIRKFTARSASIVRNSKNIRSKKISVTIFLVTEIFFVSERSYVPLSFLSILCKIVGI from the coding sequence ATGTTTAAACATTATACCATGTGTGAAGTCGTTTTACCTCTAGATTTGGAAAGAAAATTACCTGAAAATGATATTGCTTTTACCGTTAACCATTTAGTAGAAAGTATTCCAGACGAAGCTTTTGACGGTTTCCGTCGGGAAACCGGACACCCTGCTTATCACCCTCGCATGATGATGAAGATTATTTTATGTGCCTATACGCAATCCGTTTTCTCGGGCCGTAAAATTGAGTCATTACTTCAAGACAGCGTACGCATGATGTGGCTTGCCCAAGATTATCAGCCCAGCTATCGCACCATCAACCGATTCCGTGTGAACCCTCACGTAAAAGAACTCTTACGCCAGTGCTTTGTCCAATTTCGCAGCCAGCTGGTTCAAGAAAAAGTCATTGAAGAAGAAGCCATTTTTATTGATGGCACCAAAATCGAAGCAAATGCCAACAAGTTTACTTTTGTATGGCGGAAGTCCACTGAGAAATACAGTACGCAATTGGTGGAAAGATCGGCTCAGATGTATGAAGAACTGTTGGAGCAGGAAATTATCCCCGCAATCGAGCTGGAGAACCCCGAAGCCCTATCGGGCGAAGAGTTAACAAAAGTAGCAGAAAAACTGGACGAAAAGGTGCAGGAATACGATCGCCGCATAGAAGCAAGTGATGATACTGCCGAACGCAAGCAGCTTCGTTCCGAACGTAAAGCACCAAAACAGTACCGAAAGCAAGTCAATGATTTCATTAAACGGAAATCAAAATATCAGGTCGACATGGAAATCTTCGGAGACAGAAATAGCTACTCCAAAACTGACCATGGTGCCACTTTTATGCGCATGAAAGATGATTATATGAAAAATGGCCAACTTAAACCTGGGTACAATGTGCAGCTGGCTACTGAAGGTCAATATGCCCTGGCCTATGATGTGTTCCCGAATCCTACGGATACGCGAACTTTCATCCCTTTCCTTGATAAGATTGAACGGGACTTTTTTGAGCTGCCCGACTATATTGTCGCGGATGCCGGATATGGCAGTGAGCAAAATTATGATGATGTGGTAAATAATCGGAAGCGCATCCCTCTCATCACCTATAATCACTACCGAAAAGAAAAGCAAAAGAAATATAAACAAGATCCTTACCAAGTAGCTCACTGGGATTATGATGCCGAAGGCGACTTTTTCACTTGCCCGAATAACCGGAAATTAGCGTTTCGGTACCTATCCGAAAGATGCGACAAATTTGGATTCAAGCGTCATTATCGCGTGTATGAATGTGACGATTGTACTGCTTGTCCCTTACGTGCAGAATGTACGAAAGCGAAAGAAGGAAACAACCGGAAAATCTATTACAACGAAAGATGGGAAAAACAAAAAGCATATACCCAGCAATTACTCAGCGAAAAAGAAACAGGGAAAATTTACGGAAAACGTAAAATAGATGTCGAGCCAGTCTTCGGATTTCTGAAGGCTCATTTGTGTTTCACTCGTTTCTCGGTACGAAGTAAAGAGAAAGTGGAAAACGAATTAGGATTCGCCTTCATGGCGGTGAACATCAGGAAGTTCACCGCCAGATCAGCAAGTATAGTAAGGAATTCAAAAAATATCAGATCAAAAAAGATCTCGGTCACCATTTTCCTGGTGACCGAGATCTTTTTTGTGTCAGAGAGGAGTTATGTCCCGCTCTCGTTTCTTTCTATTTTATGTAAGATAGTAGGAATATAA
- a CDS encoding nucleotidyltransferase domain-containing protein — MQREALHRLTEILAHEKEVKAVFVKGSFGRGEDDAYSDIDLYCLVEESDIQVFLAKRLSLLAAYREVLYSEELFIIAPQLIVVYDNLLHVDLFTVTEENFKQTDQFLVLYDPQNRLEQFKETQTLTMTDNMYGEQVIDLTWFLFQYRKAALRGNAAWAAAMLQQVTEPLARMLLHHYAPTRALLGLKRAQQLLPAAVYSNLLDVLEHVTPTSHDKAAAALLKLLNSEKTFLKKHLKGEEKKIIEPLLECLITEKQITEP, encoded by the coding sequence ATGCAGCGCGAGGCATTACATAGGTTAACAGAGATATTGGCGCATGAAAAAGAAGTGAAGGCCGTTTTTGTGAAAGGGTCTTTCGGCAGGGGAGAAGACGATGCATATTCGGATATTGATCTGTATTGTTTGGTTGAAGAATCAGATATACAAGTATTTCTAGCGAAAAGACTGTCCTTACTCGCTGCTTACCGTGAAGTTCTTTATAGCGAAGAGCTGTTTATTATCGCGCCTCAACTAATTGTTGTGTATGATAATTTGCTGCATGTAGACTTGTTTACTGTAACGGAGGAGAATTTTAAACAAACAGATCAGTTTCTTGTCCTTTACGATCCGCAAAATCGACTCGAACAATTCAAAGAAACGCAAACATTGACAATGACGGATAACATGTATGGAGAGCAAGTAATTGACTTAACGTGGTTTCTGTTTCAGTACCGGAAAGCGGCTTTAAGAGGTAATGCGGCATGGGCTGCTGCAATGCTTCAGCAAGTAACAGAGCCGCTAGCGCGAATGCTGCTGCATCATTATGCACCGACCCGTGCCTTGCTAGGTCTAAAGAGAGCGCAGCAGCTCCTTCCGGCTGCCGTATACAGTAATTTATTAGATGTATTAGAACATGTAACACCAACCAGTCACGACAAGGCAGCAGCAGCTTTGTTAAAGCTGCTGAACAGCGAGAAGACTTTCCTGAAGAAACATTTAAAAGGGGAAGAGAAAAAAATAATAGAACCTTTGTTAGAGTGTTTGATTACAGAGAAGCAAATAACGGAACCATAA
- a CDS encoding cold-shock protein, with the protein MEQGTVKWFNADKGFGFIEVEGGDDVFVHFSSIQGEGFKTLDEGQKVTFEVEQGQRGPQAANVQKV; encoded by the coding sequence ATGGAACAAGGTACAGTGAAATGGTTTAACGCAGACAAAGGTTTCGGTTTTATCGAAGTTGAGGGTGGAGACGATGTATTCGTACATTTCAGCTCTATTCAAGGCGAAGGCTTCAAAACTTTGGATGAAGGCCAAAAAGTAACGTTTGAAGTTGAACAAGGTCAGCGCGGACCACAAGCAGCAAACGTTCAAAAAGTATAA
- the surE gene encoding 5'/3'-nucleotidase SurE, with the protein MKILVTNDDGIFSPGVEAMIETLQHFGEVYVVCPDQAISISHPVTPRQPIRVKEMYHFPGVAGAWCLNGTSADCVKLAVEVLIEDELDFIFSGINLGPAIGRDIYYSGAIAAAIEASLYNIPAASVSLNCSNQNHVNYSKVKTLFYQVAEVLLQHKSKSIGLLNVNLPNIDKREFKGIQVIPTDMSVSRYRFVGLRDPHGEIYYWLKDQLQELAAFHPTSDYLLLKEGYITVSPIELRSHYRRKQEQVERWFKTTETNTSE; encoded by the coding sequence ATGAAAATACTTGTTACTAATGATGACGGCATCTTCTCGCCGGGCGTGGAAGCGATGATTGAGACACTTCAGCATTTTGGTGAGGTGTATGTTGTTTGTCCAGATCAAGCGATCAGCATCAGTCATCCCGTTACACCGCGTCAGCCAATTCGTGTCAAAGAGATGTATCATTTTCCGGGCGTTGCAGGTGCATGGTGTCTCAATGGAACTTCTGCTGATTGTGTGAAACTAGCAGTAGAAGTTCTTATCGAGGACGAGCTGGATTTTATTTTTTCTGGCATCAATCTTGGGCCTGCTATAGGGCGGGATATTTATTATTCCGGCGCAATAGCAGCGGCAATAGAAGCTTCTCTGTACAACATTCCGGCTGCTTCTGTCAGTTTGAATTGCAGCAATCAAAACCACGTGAACTACTCGAAGGTGAAGACATTGTTTTATCAGGTCGCCGAAGTGCTCCTGCAGCATAAGTCAAAATCAATCGGTTTGCTGAATGTGAATTTGCCGAATATTGACAAGCGGGAGTTTAAAGGAATCCAAGTTATCCCGACGGATATGAGTGTATCGCGTTATCGTTTTGTCGGTCTGCGTGACCCACATGGAGAAATTTATTACTGGCTGAAGGATCAGCTGCAAGAGCTTGCGGCTTTCCATCCGACAAGTGATTATCTTCTATTAAAAGAAGGATACATAACTGTTTCTCCAATAGAATTGCGCAGCCATTATCGACGGAAGCAGGAACAAGTGGAACGCTGGTTTAAAACAACGGAAACAAATACTTCTGAATAA
- a CDS encoding ABC transporter substrate-binding protein → MKRKWMAGIAGAALLALTACGQEETGGGTSAEGEVAGTLSFYTSQPDADAQKLVEGFEKKYPEVNVETYRSGTEEVISKLNAEKMAGDVQADVLLVADSVTFEDLKEQDMLQTYESSELDAVPDEFEGKDHYYTGTKIMATGIVANTEDGEVPQSWKALTDESGQTVMPSPLYSGAAAYNLGVLTRQANFGWEFYEKLKKQDTTVVKGNGDVLKSVASGEKQYGVIVDFLAARAKADGSPVELVYPEEGVPVITEPIGITKNTDNIAAAEAFVDYVLSEDGQKLAAELGYTPIREGIDAPEGLKTYDEMKVLQADTEELYSSRNKDKQQFEDLFGE, encoded by the coding sequence ATGAAACGAAAATGGATGGCAGGAATTGCCGGTGCTGCATTGCTGGCATTAACAGCTTGCGGACAGGAAGAAACGGGAGGAGGTACAAGTGCAGAAGGCGAGGTTGCAGGAACACTTAGCTTTTACACATCACAGCCGGATGCAGATGCACAGAAACTAGTAGAAGGATTCGAAAAAAAATATCCGGAGGTAAACGTGGAAACATACCGGTCTGGTACAGAAGAAGTTATCTCTAAACTGAATGCAGAAAAAATGGCCGGAGATGTTCAGGCTGACGTGCTGCTTGTTGCAGACAGTGTGACGTTTGAAGATTTGAAAGAGCAGGATATGCTGCAGACTTATGAATCGAGTGAACTGGATGCAGTTCCGGATGAGTTTGAGGGGAAAGATCACTATTACACAGGTACAAAGATTATGGCAACTGGAATTGTAGCTAACACCGAAGACGGAGAGGTTCCGCAAAGCTGGAAAGCACTTACGGATGAAAGCGGCCAAACGGTCATGCCAAGTCCCCTTTACTCCGGAGCGGCTGCTTATAATCTTGGTGTCTTGACTAGACAAGCTAATTTTGGCTGGGAGTTTTATGAAAAACTGAAAAAGCAAGACACAACCGTAGTCAAAGGAAATGGAGATGTATTGAAATCCGTTGCATCTGGCGAGAAACAGTATGGTGTTATCGTCGATTTCCTTGCAGCCAGAGCAAAAGCAGATGGTTCTCCTGTTGAACTTGTATACCCGGAGGAAGGGGTGCCGGTTATTACAGAGCCGATTGGCATTACGAAGAATACCGACAATATTGCCGCTGCCGAAGCTTTTGTCGATTATGTATTATCTGAAGATGGACAAAAGCTGGCAGCTGAACTTGGTTATACGCCGATTAGAGAGGGAATTGATGCGCCAGAAGGGTTAAAAACCTATGATGAAATGAAGGTGCTGCAAGCAGATACAGAAGAATTGTACAGTTCCCGAAACAAAGACAAACAGCAATTCGAAGACTTGTTCGGGGAATAA
- a CDS encoding iron ABC transporter permease, protein MQLTMKREHLEKGRHASLQKLPPLIGILMLIFFFLLPIIRLIMMSFTSGESLSVSAYTEVLQDAVTWKTLWNTIGIVAGSTAISMILGITMAAIMAYTDVRGKSVMQLLIFLPFIIPSYITTLAWVQFFSASGPLGGLPDWMRPDLYSVGGILFVLGISHYPLVYLMTVQVLRRIPRDAELAAMVSGASRFTCWRKIILPMALPGILSGGLLAFLSNLDNFGVPAFLGIPANIRVLSTYIYEQVIGYGPSAFSRAAVLSVLLGLLAIAVTFIQVWLLRKSNVTETTIADSAPRIQLASFRRRSLQMILWIFLLGTSLVPFLAMGTVSLVQAYGVDVTWENLSFGNYHYILFEDEKVIRSLRNSILLGGVTSAVCLLFGTFFAYYRARNQGKLPKIMEAIITMPYALPGTVLALCIILMWMQPLPGWYPGVYGTPAILLIAYITRFFVLQFRGSHTAFSQLDERMEEAARTNGASAFVRWKQILLPLILPGVISGALLVFLTAVTELTVSSMLWSSGSETVGVIIFSFEQAGYSTYSTAFSSLIVLAILLGALGYLLIQHKWKQKGRKE, encoded by the coding sequence ATGCAATTAACAATGAAACGAGAGCATCTTGAGAAAGGCAGGCATGCTTCCCTCCAGAAGCTGCCTCCGCTCATCGGTATTTTAATGCTCATCTTCTTTTTCTTGTTACCAATCATTCGTCTCATTATGATGAGTTTTACTTCCGGTGAGAGTCTTTCCGTCAGTGCTTATACAGAGGTGCTGCAGGATGCTGTTACGTGGAAAACACTTTGGAATACAATTGGTATTGTGGCTGGCAGCACAGCGATATCAATGATCCTTGGCATAACAATGGCTGCAATTATGGCATATACAGACGTGCGGGGCAAATCGGTCATGCAGCTGCTCATCTTCTTGCCTTTTATTATTCCGTCTTATATTACGACCCTCGCGTGGGTGCAGTTTTTTAGCGCTTCTGGGCCGCTTGGGGGTCTGCCGGATTGGATGCGGCCAGATTTATATAGTGTAGGCGGCATCCTATTTGTACTGGGTATTTCACATTATCCGCTTGTCTATCTAATGACGGTGCAAGTGCTTAGGAGAATTCCTCGTGACGCAGAATTAGCTGCCATGGTCTCTGGTGCATCTCGGTTTACGTGTTGGCGGAAGATCATTCTGCCGATGGCTCTTCCCGGCATACTGAGCGGCGGACTGCTGGCGTTTTTATCTAATCTCGATAATTTTGGGGTACCAGCTTTTCTCGGTATTCCAGCTAATATTCGAGTACTTAGTACATACATTTACGAGCAAGTAATTGGTTATGGGCCAAGTGCTTTTAGTCGAGCTGCCGTTTTGTCTGTGCTGCTTGGGTTGCTCGCCATAGCTGTAACCTTCATTCAAGTATGGCTATTACGAAAAAGTAACGTAACCGAAACAACAATAGCTGACTCTGCACCGCGCATCCAGTTAGCGTCATTCAGACGGAGAAGCTTACAGATGATTCTTTGGATTTTCCTGCTTGGAACGAGTCTGGTTCCATTCTTGGCAATGGGAACAGTAAGTTTGGTACAAGCTTATGGTGTGGATGTAACGTGGGAGAATTTATCGTTTGGAAATTATCACTATATTTTATTTGAAGATGAAAAAGTGATACGGTCCCTGCGTAACAGCATCCTGCTTGGAGGAGTCACGTCGGCTGTCTGTCTCCTCTTCGGTACATTTTTCGCTTATTATCGCGCTAGAAATCAAGGAAAGCTGCCAAAAATAATGGAAGCAATCATCACCATGCCTTATGCACTTCCGGGTACAGTATTGGCGCTGTGTATCATTCTCATGTGGATGCAGCCGCTTCCAGGCTGGTATCCAGGCGTTTACGGAACACCGGCCATTTTATTGATTGCTTATATCACGCGTTTCTTTGTGCTGCAATTTCGCGGTAGCCATACAGCATTTTCACAGCTGGATGAGCGGATGGAAGAAGCGGCAAGAACGAATGGTGCAAGCGCTTTTGTGCGATGGAAACAGATCTTACTGCCGCTCATTTTACCTGGTGTCATTAGTGGTGCACTGCTTGTCTTTCTGACGGCAGTAACAGAATTAACGGTATCGAGCATGCTGTGGTCGAGTGGTTCTGAAACAGTGGGTGTGATTATCTTCAGCTTCGAACAAGCAGGCTACAGTACGTATTCTACCGCTTTCTCATCCCTCATTGTTCTGGCTATATTGCTTGGCGCATTGGGCTACTTGTTGATACAGCATAAATGGAAACAAAAGGGGAGAAAAGAATGA
- a CDS encoding ABC transporter ATP-binding protein, with product MIALQGIEKRYGDTTALHEVDLTIPDGEFLAILGPSGCGKTTLLRLLAGFMKPTAGTIQFGEKEVANSLKSIKPEKRNIGMVFQSFALWPHMNVEEHVRFALKNHRYAKKRTANEQEHRVTEVLQLVGMEAFRKRYPAALSGGQQQRVALARAIAPEPDVLLMDEPLSALDAELRISMRKEIKQIHRKLGATIIYVTHDQTEALAMADRVLVMQQGRIEQADKPEIIYQRPETTFVATFVGKANLVKGSWKGEFFTPADTNLLWKDIGVAEQLKQQHVFPVRPEQWELLSAEEEGLPGQITLSQFQGTERHYVIQVGDMDYQASLPISFPAWQEGDHVALQIKGQRTASFMEPTILEIT from the coding sequence ATGATAGCATTACAAGGTATTGAAAAGCGATATGGTGATACGACTGCTTTGCATGAAGTTGATTTGACCATACCAGATGGTGAATTTCTAGCTATTCTTGGCCCTTCCGGCTGTGGTAAGACAACGTTGCTTCGCTTGCTGGCAGGATTTATGAAACCGACAGCTGGGACGATCCAGTTTGGTGAAAAAGAAGTAGCCAATTCCCTAAAATCAATTAAACCAGAAAAGCGAAATATAGGGATGGTTTTCCAGTCATTTGCGCTGTGGCCGCATATGAACGTCGAAGAGCATGTCCGCTTCGCCTTAAAAAATCATCGATATGCTAAGAAAAGGACAGCAAATGAGCAGGAACACAGAGTGACAGAGGTGCTGCAGTTAGTCGGTATGGAAGCTTTTCGAAAAAGATATCCAGCTGCACTTTCCGGCGGGCAGCAGCAGCGTGTGGCGCTGGCAAGGGCCATTGCCCCAGAACCGGATGTCTTGCTTATGGATGAACCACTCAGTGCATTGGATGCAGAACTGCGCATTAGTATGCGGAAAGAAATTAAGCAGATTCATCGGAAGCTAGGGGCCACGATTATATATGTTACGCATGATCAGACAGAAGCGCTGGCAATGGCTGATCGAGTACTCGTCATGCAGCAAGGACGCATAGAGCAAGCAGACAAACCAGAAATCATATACCAGCGTCCTGAAACAACCTTTGTGGCGACTTTTGTTGGAAAAGCAAACCTTGTTAAAGGCAGCTGGAAAGGAGAGTTTTTTACGCCAGCTGACACGAATCTTCTCTGGAAAGATATCGGTGTAGCAGAGCAGCTGAAGCAGCAGCACGTATTTCCGGTCAGACCAGAACAATGGGAGCTTCTATCTGCCGAAGAGGAGGGACTGCCGGGGCAGATTACACTCAGCCAATTCCAAGGAACAGAAAGGCATTACGTTATCCAAGTTGGCGATATGGATTATCAAGCTTCTCTGCCTATTTCTTTTCCCGCTTGGCAGGAAGGCGATCATGTAGCGCTGCAAATTAAGGGACAGCGTACTGCTTCTTTCATGGAACCAACGATTTTAGAAATAACATAG
- a CDS encoding DUF2513 domain-containing protein — protein sequence MKRNMSIIRDLLLDIESEYTEGGFALEVTEEDDYTEEEMNYHLQLMKEAKLIKLEMVLDEEEEEEELLIYGLTWDGHELLDSIREEAIWQQLVVKLKREKGSMPFSVLRKQAAKAAEAYYAAE from the coding sequence ATGAAGCGAAATATGAGTATTATCAGAGATCTTCTATTGGATATTGAATCAGAATATACCGAGGGCGGTTTTGCATTGGAGGTGACAGAGGAGGATGATTATACAGAAGAGGAGATGAATTATCATTTGCAGCTGATGAAGGAAGCGAAGTTAATCAAGTTGGAAATGGTTCTTGATGAGGAAGAAGAGGAAGAGGAGCTGCTCATTTACGGGCTAACCTGGGACGGACATGAACTGTTGGACAGTATTCGCGAAGAAGCAATTTGGCAGCAACTAGTAGTAAAACTGAAAAGGGAGAAGGGGAGTATGCCGTTTTCTGTGTTAAGGAAGCAGGCAGCGAAAGCAGCAGAGGCATATTATGCTGCTGAATAA
- a CDS encoding DUF4021 domain-containing protein, producing MQQKQTKPIQRDEAAEAIGLDQNEQAMNGEYGHPETEYENNVHKQEKTQR from the coding sequence ATGCAGCAAAAACAAACAAAACCTATTCAGCGCGATGAAGCAGCAGAAGCAATCGGACTAGATCAGAACGAGCAAGCAATGAACGGGGAGTACGGTCATCCGGAAACAGAATATGAAAATAATGTCCATAAACAAGAGAAAACACAGCGATAA